The following coding sequences lie in one Desulfurobacterium atlanticum genomic window:
- a CDS encoding radical SAM/SPASM domain-containing protein: MYDLKLSITKACNLKCKYCHYITNIDKNALPGFFWKGILDQYKELNLSKYGLCSSGKKVTLTGGEATMHPDFWDIFKYAKELGFYVSLPTNGTYLTNDLIKKFKDYGVDDIIVAIDGKRENHDFLRGKGSFDLTVKGAELVRKHDIPLRITTCLSKYNYNDLPYIVELSHKLGADILIIFHYVEMGRGEKELPHAEMETDEIAESLKTIYELQCKYKDLALCTTTVPHYWAVLKKMEEKGLFVPPYYYKVFPGCRAVKDFVYVTSEGNVYPCPLIQKSIGNLQKTSLDKIFESEMAKIYADRNYFKECVNCKYKEICGGCKIRKTSLCPSLIEKTEAICKNLSC; encoded by the coding sequence ATTACCAATATAGATAAAAATGCCCTTCCAGGTTTCTTCTGGAAGGGTATTTTAGACCAGTATAAGGAACTTAACCTTTCAAAGTATGGACTGTGTTCTTCAGGAAAGAAAGTAACCTTAACAGGTGGCGAAGCAACAATGCACCCGGATTTCTGGGACATATTTAAGTATGCAAAGGAACTTGGATTTTACGTTTCTCTGCCAACAAACGGAACTTACCTTACTAACGATCTGATAAAGAAATTCAAAGATTACGGAGTTGACGACATCATAGTGGCAATAGATGGAAAAAGAGAAAACCACGACTTTTTAAGAGGTAAAGGAAGTTTTGACCTAACAGTTAAAGGAGCGGAGCTTGTTAGAAAGCACGATATCCCTCTTAGAATTACAACCTGCCTTTCAAAATATAACTATAATGACCTTCCATACATTGTTGAATTAAGTCACAAATTAGGTGCAGATATACTTATAATCTTCCACTATGTTGAGATGGGAAGAGGTGAAAAGGAACTTCCCCATGCAGAGATGGAAACAGACGAAATAGCAGAATCCCTTAAAACTATATATGAACTTCAGTGCAAATACAAAGACCTTGCCCTGTGCACAACCACTGTTCCCCACTACTGGGCTGTTCTAAAAAAGATGGAAGAGAAAGGTTTATTTGTTCCTCCATACTATTATAAGGTATTCCCCGGATGCAGGGCAGTGAAAGATTTTGTTTACGTGACAAGTGAAGGAAACGTTTACCCCTGCCCGCTTATACAAAAATCGATAGGAAATCTGCAAAAAACTTCCCTTGATAAAATCTTTGAAAGTGAAATGGCAAAGATATACGCTGACAGAAACTATTTCAAAGAGTGTGTAAATTGTAAATACAAAGAGATTTGCGGCGGATGTAAAATAAGAAAAACATCTCTATGTCCATCTTTGATAGAGAAAACAGAAGCTATATGCAAAAATCTTTCCTGCTAA
- a CDS encoding pyridoxal-phosphate dependent enzyme, translating to MTIQSILFSSLLKGHPFIEEFFGRKNITILLSGYFEKFKAKCPTGSFKDYITGLTLHFRKSKELVVVSAGNVARAFFYKASVLKRPLTIVLPEYALENLKIPVKPSKSVTIYAVKGEYNDAIDFSKKLVKENPERYEHEGGLNNEWRIKGLYRLFRRLPEFDVYFQAVSGGVGPLSIYKTAKSLNRKLPKLYLSQNLPYAPVLSAIKGEPLPPPELAEKILAKVLSNARTNIELLSNLIKETSGKIYGITNEELLKAKSAFESFLEEEIDYSAGVTIASVLKAIENNELNPDEKILIHITGGGYEKVKKYPPSQEQIIYI from the coding sequence ATGACCATTCAGTCGATTCTTTTCTCCTCACTTTTAAAAGGACACCCATTTATTGAAGAATTTTTCGGAAGAAAAAATATAACAATTCTTCTTTCAGGATACTTTGAAAAGTTTAAGGCAAAATGCCCCACAGGCTCTTTTAAAGATTACATAACAGGACTTACACTTCATTTTCGCAAAAGTAAAGAGCTTGTAGTCGTTTCTGCAGGAAATGTTGCAAGAGCTTTCTTTTACAAAGCATCTGTTCTTAAAAGACCTTTAACTATTGTGCTTCCAGAATACGCCCTTGAAAATCTGAAAATTCCTGTAAAACCATCCAAAAGCGTAACTATATACGCAGTTAAAGGTGAATATAACGATGCCATAGACTTTTCAAAGAAACTTGTTAAGGAAAATCCTGAAAGGTATGAACATGAAGGTGGTTTAAACAACGAATGGAGAATAAAAGGACTTTACAGACTTTTTAGAAGATTACCAGAGTTTGATGTTTACTTTCAGGCTGTTTCTGGTGGTGTTGGACCTTTAAGCATTTACAAAACAGCAAAATCTCTGAATAGAAAACTGCCAAAACTATACCTTTCTCAGAATCTGCCTTATGCACCTGTCCTTTCTGCCATTAAAGGTGAACCACTACCACCCCCAGAACTTGCAGAAAAGATCCTTGCGAAAGTTTTAAGCAACGCAAGAACAAATATAGAACTTCTTTCAAACCTTATAAAAGAAACCAGTGGAAAAATTTACGGGATAACAAATGAGGAACTTTTGAAAGCTAAAAGTGCTTTTGAATCGTTCCTTGAAGAAGAGATAGATTACTCAGCAGGAGTAACAATCGCAAGCGTTTTAAAAGCAATAGAAAACAATGAATTAAACCCAGATGAAAAGATTCTAATCCACATCACCGGCGGCGGATATGAAAAGGTCAAGAAATATCCTCCTTCACAGGAACAGATAATTTACATTTAA
- a CDS encoding NUDIX hydrolase: protein MEVLLGLEKYIPVSVCVPLIKTADDLIFLLEKRSSNVKHSREISFPGGFIEKGESPEKAARRELKEEVLISSEKIEKFLKLGILISPLGYLIHIFISILNISRNDLSVFNKREVDNLILIPMKEIMMMKPEMYYVKLKIFPYDELENGKKNWLLPVEKLKLGSRYLKPWGGKSYRVIVYNYNGEPIWGITGEIIYEIVKMFKKGYLNFLN, encoded by the coding sequence ATGGAAGTCTTGTTAGGATTAGAAAAATATATTCCAGTTTCTGTATGCGTTCCCTTGATTAAAACAGCGGATGATTTGATTTTTTTGTTAGAAAAAAGAAGTTCCAATGTGAAACATTCAAGAGAAATTTCTTTTCCAGGAGGATTTATAGAAAAAGGAGAATCACCTGAAAAAGCTGCCAGAAGGGAATTAAAAGAAGAGGTATTAATTTCTTCGGAGAAAATAGAGAAATTTTTAAAATTGGGGATTCTAATTTCTCCACTGGGATATTTAATACACATTTTTATTTCTATTCTTAACATAAGCAGGAATGACTTAAGTGTTTTTAATAAAAGAGAAGTTGATAACCTTATTCTTATACCAATGAAAGAGATTATGATGATGAAACCTGAAATGTATTATGTAAAGTTAAAAATTTTCCCTTATGATGAACTGGAAAATGGTAAGAAAAATTGGTTATTGCCTGTTGAAAAATTAAAATTAGGCAGCAGGTATTTAAAACCCTGGGGAGGAAAATCTTATAGAGTTATAGTATATAATTATAACGGTGAACCAATATGGGGAATTACTGGAGAAATTATTTATGAGATTGTTAAAATGTTTAAAAAAGGATATTTAAATTTCTTAAATTGA